The DNA region CGTAATCTCTTTGTAGCCCATGCTAGTGCGCAGCACAGCTTCTCAATCACAGTATACCTAGACTCATATTCCGTGAACTTCTTGCTTAGGTAATAAATGGCCCTTTCCTTctttccggtttcatcatgttgCCCAAGCACACATCCCATTGCTGTTTCGGTTACTGTTAGGTATAAAATCAATGGCCTTTCTGGTACGGGAGGAACAAGTAGAGGTGGATTTAGCAAGTACtgcttgattttctcaaaagctttatcacactcttcattccatattccAGGGTTCTTCTTCCTCAACAAacgaaagatcgggtcacaagtcgCGGTTAAATGGGATATAAACCGAgcgatgtaattcaaccttcctaagaaacCTCTCACCTCCTTCTCAGTCTTAGGGGGTGGCATAGATTGAATAGCTTTTACTTTTTCAggatccacttctatccctttgtcactcaccaCAAACCCCAACAGCTTACcggatttcaccccgaatgaacattttgctgggttaagcctcaacttatatttccttaatctttcaaataattttttcaatatttggacatgattctctccctctttagatttagcaaccatatcatccacatatacttcaatctctttgtgcatcatgtcgtgaaacaaagtcaccataACCCTTTGGTAAGTGGCCCCAgcattctttaaaccaaatggcatgactttgtagcaaaaggttccccATGGTGTTACAAAGGTTGTCTTCTCCCTATCCTCTGGCGCCATTCTTATCTGATTGTAGCCTGAAAACCCATCCATGAAGGAATATGTGGAGCTGCGTGCTGCATTATCAACTAacatatctatgtgtggtaaAGGGAAATTATCTTTAGGGCTAGCCCGGTTTAAATCCCTAAAGTCCACGCAAACTCTGATTTTACCTTCCTTTTTGGGTACCACCACTATGTTTGACACCCATTGTGGGTACTTCACTACTTCCAAAAAACCAGCGTcccattgtttttcaatttccgcCTTTACTTTGATTAAGACCTCCGGATGAGTTCTCCTTAACTTCTGCTTAATCGGCTTGCATCCTTCCATCAGTGGTATTCTATGTACTACAATGTCCGTatccaaaccaggcatatcctcgtAGGACCAGGCAAAGACATCCACATAATCTTTGAGCAGTGCAATCAACTCTTCTTTTGCTTCAGGGGTGATCAAAGTCCCTATCTTCAGCTCTCGtttgatttcttcattgcctacatttatggtttcaagttcctctttagcGGGCCTCCAAGCCTGTTCGTGTTGttctattaattttgtgaattccCATACGTTTCCCTCTTCCCACTCCTCATCTTCTACAACCactatgtattctttaaattttggccattcattctcaatgTAAAGTGCAGGTGTTGTTGTGGAGGATCCACTTTCAGGGttcctgaaagcggaaagtgATGTGTAAATGCATAGTAAGACATCaagatgaattttgaaaatgcatgatctcattaaaaacaaaagattggctcacaacaaaataaaatccaattgacatcttgagcctcgattgtcaatgaataaaaacaaaacagaaaaaaaaagcaaaaaaaatataatccaacaaatcattgttgattacattttaaaaaccaatggagcttcttgggtctcccaattctggaacttctCCCCTTCGGCTAGCTTCCGAACAAAAGTCTTGACGGTGACTTCTTCCAAAGTGTGGATGGCTAATTGTGGCAGCTCTTCAATCCTCCTTTCGGATTCAAATTTCTCAGCAATTTTCTTGACTTGATTTTCCTCCAGAGTGTTTATGTTCATTGAAGAAAGCTTTTGAAAGAGGTCTCCATGTCCCCCATCAGGTTGTATCACATATGCGGCCTTTGGAAATGAAATCCTGATTGGAGGGATGACTAAGTTTTCTTCTACAGGCTTCCTTCCTTCAATCCTAGCcattctcttctcccttcttgcaCCAACAGCTCGTTTGTAATCCTCTTTCTTGGGCTTATATCCAAGCCCAAACCTCTGTTCTGcagctttcaatttgattataccCCTCCATTCAAGCCTTCCTTGCTCCATATCGTATGGGAAaggaatcttgtttttcaaaaagcttTTAGCAGCCATTTTAGTGGCTTCAGAGATTTCTGGCTTCCTCAACACAGTGTTCTCGGGCACCCACTCGGTATTCACAATCTCAAATGCATGAAGGTTTCCGTCCGTACAATCTTCAGCTTCAATGAATGGAACCGCCACATTTCTTACCATTGATATAGTCTCCTCAGCCTTAACAGTAACCAGGACACCGTTGGCAATGTACTTTAAACATTGATGTAGCGAAGAGGTGACAGCTCCCGCAGAATGTATCCATGGCCTTCCTAACAACAtgctataggaagggtggatatccatcaTTTGAAGGGTTACTAGAAAGACTTGTGGACCCACAGCTAGTTCGACCTCAATTGACCCTACCACTGGCCTTGAcgagccatcatatgctctcgCCGTTATCACATTGGGTTGCATATGTGAGGGATGTATCGGCATTTCATCCAGCATATGCCTTGGTAACACATTCAGGGCCGAGCCGTTATCAATGAGAACCTTGCCGACGAGGCAATCCTTGCATCGGACCGTGACATACAAGGGCTTGTTATGTCCAGTTCCTTCAGCGTCAAGTTCATCTTCCGTGAAATACAAGTAATTGGCAGCATGAATCCTCCCTACTAGATGTTCCATGGTCTTTTGCTCAATATCTTAGGGCACATAGGCCTCATTCAGTACTTTTTGCAAAGCATTACGGTGTGGCTCGGAGCTGAGTATTAATGACATGATGGAGATCTTAGCAGGGGTCTTCTTCAACTGATCCACTATACTGTACTCACTATGCTTCATCAGTTTCAAGAACTCATTTGTTTCTTCCTCAGTCACAGGTTTATTCACCTCAAACTCTTTATCGAGGTCCAGCACCTCCTTGCCTTTAGCCTTTCTTTGTCTTTCTAGTTCTTCAGGTGTGAAACAACGACCACTCCGAGTTAGCCCACTTATCTCCGTTTGGAACAGCGGCAGAGGAGCTTCAATATTCGAGGTATAACCATAATCTCCAGGCATCGCTCCATAGTCTACTTTGCTTGCATATGAGGGCCTAGTTAATACCAGTTTTGAGCGACCATTAGCTGTTGATTGGATTCTACATTTCTCTATCATCTCTACCTCTTCATTGTCACTTACGTCCTCAATCCTCAACTCTCCTAGAGTTAACATTCTTGCAACTCTTTGATGAAATTCAATGCATTCATCAATGTGATGCCCTTCCTTTTTATGGAAAGGGCAAAAGTTACTTTCCCCTGTGCAGTACTCAGTTGTTTCTTCTAAATGTCCAGACTGTACCAACATCAAGTATAGCTTGGCCATAGTCACTTTCAACACCCTCTTTTTGCTACCAATCTCCATGGTATTCACTCCTCCCCTACCATCAACATGTTTAGGTAAAGGGTTTGAATTCTGATTAGGCGAATCCTAAAAAGTGACCCATCCCACCTTGATCAGTTGCAACACCtttcttttaaaagcaaagcaaGACTCAATGCTATGGCCTGCGTgaccagcatggtattcacaagtcACCTCGGGGTTGTACCAGGTAGGGAAAGGTGGCTGCATAGGTGGTATGGGTAGAGGAGCTATCTGCCCAATACTCAACAGCTTGGCATACAAGTCTTTTAAGGTTATTGGTAaaggaggtagttgttcttctGATGGTTGCTTATCCTTTCTTTGGTAATTGTGGTGGTTATTTGCTGGGAATTTTACTTGATTGGGCTGGTTTGGAGTGGGGGGTTTGGAAAAGTTAATACTAGTGACTCTAGGGGTAggtatttgatagtttttgctTCTCCTTTCTAGGTTGttcacctcaatttctttcttccttccaatgaaacctttcttctctagaGGTTCTGCAATTCTCCCACTCCGGAtcccttgttcaatcctcttGGCGATCCGCAcgacatcatagaaatgttgtgcTGAACTACCCATAAGGTGTTCATAGTATGGAGCCCTGAAAGTATTGGCAAACAAAGTCACCATTTCTGTCTCTATCAGCGGAGGTTGCACATTGATAGCTTGGTCACGCCACCTTTGAGCATAAGCCCTTACGGACTCTTGAGTTCCTTTCTCCATGCTAATCAAACTGGTCCTATCAGGAGCAATCTCTagattgaacttgtattgtttTAAGAAAGCGTCTGCCAAGTCTGTCCATTTCCTGATCCTAATATTGTCTAACCTCATATATCAACTGAGGGCTGATCCGGTCAGGCTATCCTGGAAGaagtaaattaacattttatcatCGTGGATAACCTCTGCCATTTTGTTATAGTAGGAGCGGAGATGGGTCTTCGGGCATTCCATCCCAGTATACTTAACAAACTCCGGCACTCTGAACTTCTTTGGGATCACAATGTTAGGCACTAAACACACTTCAGCGGCCCTAATTGGGTCAAACAAATCATTTCCTTCAATTGCCCTTAGCCTCTCTTCTAGGGCAGTCCACTTATCATCTCCTTCATAATTAGAGAATTTAAAGTCATGTGCATCTTCTTTTGTTAAATCCATTATAATAGGGATTTGGATGGGCCGAGCAGGACTCTGCTTAGTTGGTGTATTTGCCCCTATGTTTATAGGTGCGACAGGAATTTGAGCTGCTGCTGGTGCTTCATTAGGTTGAGTAGACGTTCCCTCTCCATCTCTGGCTCTCAATATCTGCTCTAACATACGGGTTAGGTGCGCCACATCATTCCGAACTCCTTCAAGTTCTTTTTGGTACTGAGCTTTTGGTTGTGACCttccttcgttttccattcttgttcTTTGCCTAGTGTAGTGGACTTTggaagggggacctatgtttcacgatctggaatgcatatgataaattaaaaacaaaagatacgtGATGAGAATGTGATGCATATGTAATGTGTATATATGCATATTTTACGAGCTGATTCATGACTTTCGTAACCTTTAAGCAAAATTTCTGAGTTGACCCGATTACCATAAAGGAGGGTTTGCCAAGTTCTTATCATAGTGGCTTACCAAACCCATTAAGAAAGGAAATACGTCATGGACttcttataaataacaaaattgctCATACAAAACAATAATGGGAAAGAGAGTCCTATACATTGCTACCTCTAAAAAGCATTTCCTCTATTAGCTAAATCCCCAATAAAACAGGCCATGGCCCCCATGTATTCTCGATACTTTGAAGCATCATTTCCAACTTGGGTGGCTTGTTGTTGCAACCTTTCTGCATAACGGGCTACTTGCTCAACATGTTTTGACATGTGTCTTATTTTGGCATGGAATACGGTGTTATCTTCGATTATTGCTTCGTTGCTGGCTCCTAAGGCTTCGTTGCTTCTTTCTAATACTCGCACCATACCCTCTGATTGTGCCAACTTATCTCTTGTTCTTTGTAGCTCTTCCTTTTCGATATCCAACTCTGTtattttggaattgatttgaaCTGCAAAGCTGTCCATGTAGTCTTGGCATTCTTGATGCTCTTGCTTAGCCTTactcatctcttcttccatCTCGAAGTAGTGGCTTCTCAACTCCTTTAACTCTTCTTCTTGTACCTCGATCTCCGCTTGTAAAGCCCTCATCCTTCCTTTTGAAGACTCAGCTCTCTTCTGGTAATCTCTCATGTCAGACTCAGCGGCCATTCTCgcatttctttcttcctctagtTGCACCATGTATTGAGCTCTaaccttcctttcttcttctatgtcgaggttggctagacgattcttctccttttcaacttctattttctttaacaAAAGTTTCCTTCCCTTCTTTAAAGAATCCATCGTCTACTTATCAACATTCACGCCTTTTGTTGCCCTCTTAATCTTAGCCAATTCTTTTTCTGCTATCCCATTCTTCTTGACCAACTCATCATAATCAGCTATTCGATTCCTTAACTCAGCCTGGACCCCCGTTGTTATGTCTTTAGCTACCTCAGCCCTTTTCTGCCATTCCTTTAGAGACATTAGttgcttctcttgtttttctaactGCTGATTCAAGAAAACCCTCATCGTATTTTCCTCCTCTAGCTGGTTCTCTAACAGTTGTTGTCGCCCCTTACTTTTGCTGAGTTCTATTACACACTGATCTAGCTGCTTTCTTAGATCTTCCTCATCATcctttcttttccatttctGTGTTTCTATTGCTGCCTCTGACTGTTCTTGTGTAGAGAGACCCTTTACTTCAGAAAAATCCTCATTCCTCCAAACTGTATAATTATGGCTGAATGAGGTTTCAAAATtgcttccttcttctcttttcacctTCACGGGTCTTTCCCAATCCTGTCGGATAAGCTCCATTTCTTCGATGAACGGTTGGTGCTTGAATAACCCAATGAAATCAGCTAAACCCAAGGTTCTTGGTGTATATTGCATTCCGCCTAACTGTCTTGTTACAAGGGATGGCGCATAGCTGATGTAACCGGTTACACCAATCAAAGGCACCCATATCTTGCTTCCACAGCTCATTGTGCAAATAGCGTTGTTCATCCACGGCGCTTTCCACTTGAAGTTGCTCCTTGGCAATGCTGCATACTTATCTCTCCATGTCTTCTCATCCCAATTCTTCCAAGTCTCATCTATGGTAATCTTTAACGGTCGCAAGTCAAACCACCAAAAGTTGTTGAAGATGTCTCTTGGTGCTTCTATATGACTGATTATCCATAGGTACAACATAGGGATGCAGCATCTCATAGCTCCTTTTCCATGTGTTCGGAAGTGATTGAGAGATAACATGGTTTCCCTCAAGATGGCTGAGGAAGGATTGATTCGGTCATGCTCATATTCAACGAAGACACTTGCTGCTTCTAAACTGATGACCCCGGTTTCAGAAGGGAACAACACTAGTCCAAAAATGGCGAAGGCCACCAACCTATATCGTTCGTCTCCCAACTTGCCTTCTTcggcatttttcttcattcgggcttcaatgaccttccatttaaaaccccCTTCGGCGACTCTACACTGGCTGATCTTTCCTAAACCTAATAAACTGACTACTTCCGAAGCTGTGTCTTCAAATCTGCGTCGGTGGTAGATTATGTGGTTGGCATTTGGAAAATCCAGAATTCTCTCATATTCTTCCAAGGTGGGTGCCATATCGATGTTTCCAAAGGTAAAACACCGATAACTAGGATCCCAAAAATTCAGAAGGGCTTTGATCGCTGCTGCTTGTATAGGCAACCTcattatttgtgcaattctcccATATCGCCTTTCAAACAACGTCTCGTCAACATATTCCATGACAAGCAATAACTTTCCTAAGTCGTTTACCATGTGATTTACCTTGGTAATGCATGGTAACCCACTAGCATCGATTCTTGGGCATTTTCCTTCGGCAATCTGAGCCAACTCAGACTCTTGTCCATATTCTTGGAAAGAGAGGTACTTAGTcatgatttcagctcaaaacCTGAGTTGataaatttaacaatttatcgtgatgcaaatgaaaataaaattcataacctaaagacaagctctatttattaagtgagagtgggtagtttttctatctggtctcgaagggtctcatatctgcccagtgacgttcttcgtaaagaagtatgggggcgttgcaaggaacagttaagacatgtatgcccaccattaccaagcaggcactcagatatgagttgggtgtttcacgcatttaaaccctgaccaatagtcctagggtaaatcgctaattccccacttaacttaaagcttgtgtgtgcttttcaaaattaaggcaagtgatgcatgagacaattgtatACAATGTATAAATAATatgtgtaaaataaaaaacaaatatgaaaataaacggaaaggcatattaacaataaacacacaaacaaaccAGAcgaaaacaaagcttagtctacaagtccctagtggagtcgccattctgtcgcaccccaaaaaaaatcggcgcgcggcatcggctggcgaatttttattttattttatttttggttctttggagtcaccacctagtattttgatcactaggaaccctaactggtctcaaagatcgggtacggagactggttgcgtaaagtgaaggtattagcaccccaaatacgccctacctaaggtaagctgcattgttttattgtctgatgaaaactaaagtgttattgtacttctattcgttggtctgtctatggttcaagaaaaatccttctcGGTAAGAaagtcttttatcttatcgggtaaaatcctaaccattctaacgtctataccaaactttattaataatatttaggaatacgttttacgcataaattcgtaatcccaaatactaaaagaaaacaaaaagatttttttagaatttttgaaatattggcctagttctcatggcttgaataaactggttattaaagccagaatgcatgttaatacatatattgttttgaaaattttctttgttgtgtgaaaatatgatgttatgatatttatatatttataatggaGAGACTatgccgtattttaaaacaaaaaaaaaatttggaaaatattatttttttatgctttgacgaaaatcgggtattttaatactgagcttgtatccttatggtataaaaatacaaaccaatattaattcACTTAgctaaaaatatgcagaaaaatcaacaatatttttagggactttttagaattttttttaaagcagaaacattttttattctgaaaaatctttgatgttttgacaaaaaccgggtattttttttaacactggttttgtatctttacagtataaaaatacaaaacaagaaaaaatgtgCAGGGGGGGAGAAGCAtacctggcgcggcggagaTGGTGGCTTGATGGCGGTGCTGTTGTGGAGGCGGTGGCGGCGTCCTAGCTCACGGCGGCTCCTCATGGCGATTTCCAAAGCAAATCCGGCAACGTCCTCCCGGTTTGCTTTCTAtacttttgttttctaaatttcCTCCTGGTTTCAAACTTTCactcttctcttgttttttttttagttttcgttggctctctctcttcgggtgggtgtttctctctcttcctctctctcttcggttttctcttAGCTTTCTTCGGTTTTCTCTTCTGTTCTCTTTTTTTCGTCCCCATCGGTGTGCTGGGTCGGGCGTTATTTATAGAACCCGTGGGAGTGGCTTCAACGTGGAGCCCAGGAGCGGGTCGAGGAGCAGCTGTCCAGGCaggcctccctcggcttcggcgacgcggcgggtggtcggccatgGTCTTCTGTCGGTGGCTCACCGGCATGGGGCCTCGGTCGGTGGCAAGAGGGACCtgcagagaaataaaaaaaatgcaaacttttccttcttccccgctgtaatgttcggggggaagaagaaagtgaacagtgccgttcaaaacggcaccgtttggtctctttttttttttttatgcatgaaacggcgtcgttttggataaaacgcgccgtttcattttaaaataaggGCGCTAGAAACTTTGTTTTGAATCAGTCCCTAATTTGTCATTTGTTCTATTAAGTCCTTCAATCGAGTCCttcaatcaagaataaaattcaattgcgtccctgccaaattcggtccctacccctatagttggccgcgtttttcactttggtccttggcctctgattttcacaattaagcccctaattgatcaataaacttccaatttcttcaattaagcccctgaaacaattccaaacagccccctctatctttgcgccttctccaaattggtccctggtttcggattttcacaattaagtccctaattggccattaaacttcaatatttatgcaattaagcccctgatttgacccaataaattcctaaaaaatatattttggccccagaacttaaaatttcttcaaattaaagcccaaattgacttaaaaatcaatttttcttgcaatcaaatcttctataaattcatataaaaatccaattaagtccataaacatccaaatttgggcttttctcctcaaaattcaaattttgcttCACAacagggctttcatccttcaagaatatactgtcaaaaattcaatccttgtatttttaaattccttgaccaattttctgactgtttcctgagcgcttctgtctcctgttattttttctaacctcttttggctatttattttatttttcatggggacccaaaaatgggttacaacaagagtgatcttttttctctccatgTTGGTTGGTAATCTGTCTTTGCTTTGGGTGTGCTGGGTATTTTTCTCTGGTCCCCTCTGTCATTCAGTGTTAATGGCTTGGTCGGTGGCTTTCTTACTAGATGAGTAGTTGATAGTGGTGGTTTCTTAGCTTGAGCTGTTTTCCCTTTGTGTTCTTCGTGGTTTTGCATGTGTTTTTACGTCACCCATCTTGGAtttcttttggttcttggtCTTTCTGCTTTGCCTTTAATGGGGTTGCATGTGATTTTACGTATGCATTTATTTCGACTGGGAGTATGCTTCTCGGGTTGGCTGCTTTCTTTCGCAAATCTGGTGGGCCCTATTTTCTAAAGTTCTTTTTGTCTCAAATCCCCGTATCCTTAAGCAGTATTCAAATCTTCTAGGCTTTGATGAGGCAGAGTTTGATCGGTGTAgggttgtgtttttcttttacccTAAAAAGTGTGTTCTGGTGGCAACCTATTCAGATGACGACCATTTAGCTGATGCTCATTCTACCCTAGAGGACGCCTTTGGCGGTGGTTCGTCCAAGACCCCTACCTTCTCCATGGATTCTACCATTGTTTGCATCAATGGGATCTTTTCTTCACCTGGTATTAGTGCTTCATCTATCTCTGCCAACATAGGTATATTCTCTGAATCTGTTGTCGAGATATTGTGGTACTGGGTTTCTGGATCTGGAAGTGGTAGGAGTTGTCCTACCCCTCACTCTTGCTTTTTGGCGTTGTTTATTTGAGGGGCTACCAATGCCCTAACGCATCATGAGGTGGTTTCCCTCATGATTTGTATGTTGTTATGTTATTAAGGCTAGTTTCTTGCGATGCTGgtcttctttgtttgttttgttgatatgtttagtttatgtatattaatattttgCCGTGTTTTGTTGAGATCCTGGATAAGTTGGGTTTGTGTAGCTATCAAGTGTTGTGGCTACTTTTGTCTGCAGTGTTTTTCCCTACCTAGCTTAGCTCTGGaaattttggtttgtttagTTGAGGCTTGCTATGGTTGTGTTCGCCTTGTTGTCCTGGGTCTGTTGCTGTCTCTAGATGCATGTCCCTGTTAGATATGTTGTTGGTAGCTACTATTGATCCTTTTAGTTTGCTAGAGTTGTTTGTGGTCCTTGGCTTCCTTCTCTAGCATGTTGCTTCTGGCTTTATGCTAGTTTGGTTTGTGTACTATTGAAGGCTCTTACTTAGGGTTCCTCTAGCTGTCCATGTATGGTCTTAGTGTCCCCGGATTGGGTCTTGTTTTCTACTCATTCCTGCTGTGTGGAGGTGGTTGTTGGTGTATTGTTATTGCTCCTTGGTCTGGTGATTGTCGTCCCTGCTACTTCAGGGACTCTCATCCCCTGCAGATTCCCCTGACCATGGAGTGCAGGTTGCAGCTGCCATTAGCCTGCCTCTACATCCATTTGCTAGAGCGGTCCTTAGCACCTTTATATTGTTTCATTTGCTACTTCATCTTCTGTTGGAGTGGGCTTGTTTTGGTTATCCTTCACTATGTTCAAGTGGAGGTTGTCTTTGGGTCTATGCTAACTCTGCTTCTCTTTAGATAGCTATTATGGATCCCAACCATCTGTTTGGGCTACTACTGTAGTGTTCTCTTTTGCTTGTTCTGCTATGATGTTGTTTGGTTCATAGAGGGAAGTTGAGGGGATCTTTCCTCATGGTTGTTCACTTCTTAGCGAAGAGTGCTTGATGGAGCTTGTCCTAGTAGAGATCTAGTCAATGCTGCAAAGTTGGTTGGTTTGCTGGAGTTGTGTGCTGCTAGCTCTATACTCTAGTAATTGTGTGATGGCTTTCTTATCGTTGGTGCAGGTTCATGGATGCTTGGCTCCTTGCGAAGCAACATTGTTGTTTGTTGTATGGGATGGCCTCTAATGGCGTCCCTATCATTGATGTTGGCATGGTGCTCTGGTCTATCCACTAAGAGCTATGTTTGCTCTGGATGGCTC from Populus alba chromosome 14, ASM523922v2, whole genome shotgun sequence includes:
- the LOC140954573 gene encoding uncharacterized protein; this encodes MEHLVGRIHAANYLYFTEDELDAEGTGHNKPLYVTVRCKDCLVGKVLIDNGSALNVLPRHMLDEMPIHPSHMQPNVITARAYDGSSRPVVGSIEVELAVGPQVFLVTLQMMDIHPSYSMLLGRPWIHSAGAVTSSLHQCLKYIANGVLVTVKAEETISMVRNVAVPFIEAEDCTDGNLHAFEIVNTEWVPENTVLRKPEISEATKMAAKSFLKNKIPFPYDMEQGRLEWRGIIKLKAAEQRFGLGYKPKKEDYKRAVGARREKRMARIEGRKPVEENLVIPPIRISFPKAAYVIQPDGGHGDLFQKLSSMNINTLEENQVKKIAEKFESERRIEELPQLAIHTLEEVTVKTFVRKLAEGEKNPESGSSTTTPALYIENEWPKFKEYIVVVEDEEWEEGNVWEFTKLIEQHEQAWRPAKEELETINVGNEEIKRELKIGTLITPEAKEELIALLKDYVDVFAWSYEDMPGLDTDIVVHRIPLMEGCKPIKQKLRRTHPEVLIKVKAEIEKQWDAGFLEVVKYPQWVSNIVVVPKKEGKIRVCVDFRDLNRASPKDNFPLPHIDMLVDNAARSSTYSFMDGFSGYNQIRMAPEDREKTTFVTPWGTFCYKVMPFGLKNAGATYQRVMLLGFVVSDKGIEVDPEKVKAIQSMPPPKTEKEVRGFLGRLNYIARFISHLTATCDPIFRLLRKKNPGIWNEECDKAFEKIKQYLLNPPLLVPPVPERPLILYLTVTETAMGCVLGQHDETGKKERAIYYLSKKFTEYESRYTVIEKLCCALAWATKRLRQYMLYHTTWLISKLDPLRYICEKPYLSSRIARWQVLLAEYDIVYMTRKAVKGSVIVDHLADHAMEDYEPLNFDFPDEDVFAIEEEKSDWWVMYFDGAVNVCGNGAGALIISPDKKQYPVSVKLQFGCTNNTAEYEACILGLEAALEINIKKIDVYGDSMLIICQVKGEWQTKEEKLRPYQEYLG
- the LOC140954574 gene encoding uncharacterized protein; amino-acid sequence: MENEGRSQPKAQYQKELEGVRNDVAHLTRMLEQILRARDGEGTSTQPNEAPAAAQIPVAPINIGANTPTKQSPARPIQIPIIMDLTKEDAHDFKFSNYEGDDKWTALEERLRAIEGNDLFDPIRAAEVCLVPNIVIPKKFRVPEFVKYTGMECPKTHLRSYYNKMAEFNLEIAPDRTSLISMEKGTQESVRAYAQRWRDQAINVQPPLIETEMVTLFANTFRAPYYEHLMGSSAQHFYDVVRIAKRIEQGIRSGRIAEPLEKKGFIGRKKEIEIAPLPIPPMQPPFPTWYNPEDSPNQNSNPLPKHVDGRGGVNTMEIGSKKRVLKVTMAKLYLMLVQSGHLEETTEYCTGESNFCPFHKKEGHHIDECIEFHQRVARMLTLGELRIEDVSDNEEVEMIEKCRIQSTANGRSKLVLTRPSYASKVDYGAMPGDYGYTSNIEAPLPLFQTEISGLTRSGRCFTPEELERQRKAKGKEVLDLDKEFEVNKPVTEEETNEFLKLMKHSEYSIVDQLKKTPAKISIMSLILSSEPHRNALQKVLNEAYVP